Proteins from a genomic interval of Salmo salar chromosome ssa14, Ssal_v3.1, whole genome shotgun sequence:
- the znf384a gene encoding LOW QUALITY PROTEIN: zinc finger protein 384 (The sequence of the model RefSeq protein was modified relative to this genomic sequence to represent the inferred CDS: deleted 1 base in 1 codon), which yields MEDSHFNSSYFWSPVPTVQGQIENAMFLNKMKEQLSPDNKGSPSFPHSSHYPTAVLTMDAGGRVVPKQEGGGVQLNAVGGHLHQPHTSQNITVVPVQSTGIMTAAGLVITTPQGTLVSQPTSTQSFVSGPPATTMIVSALHPTNTDKKEDLVIPPVVMPTPGKRGRKKKSMMPRAGPPSPPGSDALILAHLAAGGQHHTADHYDLSNDEDEHGNKDGTKSYRCRMCAVTFFSKSDMQIHAKSHTEAKPHKCPHCSKSFANSSYLSQHIRIHSGAKPYTCSYCQKTFRQLSHLQQHTRNHTEGKPHKCPHCSKSFSNSSYLAQHIRIHSGSKPYTCSFCQKTFRQLSHLQQHHRIHTGDRPYKCIHPGCEKAFTQLSNLQSHRRQHNKDKPYKCHNCNRGYTDAASLEVHLTTHTVKHAKLYSCGLCNRAYTSETYLMKHMRKHNPDPLTVAAAVAAQQAQGHTPGGGGRGRGRGRGGGGANAVGGPGGAGQNPGQNQSQNHNNPQQGSYPQTEGMPCSFDLHQYKTVSAGEIQYKPVSVADLSAHKDLCLTVSTSAIQVEHMNS from the exons ATGGAAGATTCCCATTTCAACTCATCATACTTTTGGTCTCCCGTTCCTACAGTACAAGGACAG ATTGAAAACGCCATGTTCCTGAACAAGATGAAGGAGCAGTTGAGTCCGGACAATAAGGGTTCTCCGTCGTTCCCTCACTCCTCGCACTATCCCACCGCCGTGCTCACCATGGACGCTGGAGGCCGGGTGGTGCCCAAACAGGAAGGCGGAGGCGTCCAATTGAACGCCGTAGGTGGGCACCTGCACCAGCCGCACACCTCACAGAATATCACGGTGGTGCCCGTCCAGTCCACTGGCATCATGACGGCAG cggGGCTAGTGATAACCACTCCCCAAGGCACCCTGGTCTCTCAACCCACCTCCACACAATCTTTTGTGTCCGGACcccctgccaccaccatgatagTGTCCGCACTGCACCCCACAAACACAG aCAAGAAAGAGGATTTGGTCATCCCTCCTGTTGTCATGCCAACGCCCGGGAAGCGGGGCAGGAAGAAGAAGTCGATGATGCCGAGAGCGGGC CCACCCTCCCCCCCAGGAAGTGATGCGTTGATTCTGGCACACCTGGCTGCTGGGGGACAG CACCACACTGCCGACCATTATGACTTATCAAATGATGAGGATGAGCATGGGAACAAAGATGGGACCAAATCATACAG GTGCCGGATGTGTGCGGTGACGTTCTTCAGCAAGTCGGACATGCAGATCCACGCCAAGTCTCACACGGAGGCCAAGCCGCACAAGTGCCCCCACTGCTCCAAGTCGTTCGCCAACTCCAGCTACCTGTCCCAGCACATCCGCATCCACAGCGGGGCCAAGCCCTACACCTGCTCCTACTGCCAGAAAACATTCAGGCAGCTCAGTCACTTACAGCAGCACACACG AAACCACACTGAGGGCAAACCGCACAAGTGTCCCCACTGCTCCAAATCGTTCTCCAACTCCAGCTACCTTGCCCAGCACATCCGCATCCACAGCGGGTCCAAGCCCTACACCTGCTCCTTCTGCCAGAAAACATTCAGGCAGCTCAGTCACTTACAGCAGCACCACAG GATCCACACTGGGGACCGACCTTACAAGTGTATCCATCCTGGCTGTGAGAAAGCATTCACTCAGCTGTCCAACTTACAG TCTCACCGCCGGCAGCACAACAAAGACAAGCCGTATAAGTGCCACAACTGTAACCGCGGTTACACAGACGCGGCCAGTCTGGAGGTGCACCTGACCACTCACACGGTCAAACACGCCAAGCTTTACTCCTGTGGCCTGTGCAACCGCGCCTACACCTCG GAGACCTACCTGATGAAACACATGCGGAAACACAACCCGGACCCTCTCACGGTGGCGGCTGCCGTCGCCGCCCAGCAGGCCCAAGGCCACACCCCTGGAGGAGGGGGCAGGGGGAGGGGCcgtgggagaggaggaggcgggGCAAATGCAGTGGGTGGTCCTGGAGGGGCGGGCCAGAACCCGGGGCAGAACCAGTCCCAGAACCACAACAACCCCCAGCAGGGCAGCTACCCACAGACGGAGGGGATGCCATGCTCCTTCGACCTGCACCAGTACAAGACGGTGTCGGCCGGTGAGATCCAGTACAAGCCAGTCAGCGTGGCTGATCTGTCGGCCCATAAGGACCTCTGCTTGACCGTGTCCACCTCAGCCATCCAGGTGGAGCACATGAACTCATAG